CCTGCCGCGCATTGAGCACTCGCTCGCGTACGAGCCACACCTCCTCGGCCCAGAAGAAGCCGTTCTCGACCTCGGTCCAAGCAGTACGCATCATTCCCTTGCGGGTGTCGATGTCGTACTGCAGCAGGTTGCCGGTGATGTTCTGGTCTCCGGAGGTGAACAGTACGTCGCCCAGTGCGGTTAGGCGGTGCAACTTCGTATCGTAGTGAATCGAATCCGAGTACACGGTCATGTCACGATACCGCACCCAGGCTGAGTCTAGAAGCACCACTTCCTCGGTCCTGGCCAGAAACCGGACCAGTTGTGCGCCGTAAAACACTGTATCCTGCCCAACGGTATCGGCCGCGACCTGCGTGGGCAGGAGTGCTAGCAGCAGTCCAAGCATCGGCGTATCTTAGAGAGACTGGCAAGCTAGTCAACAACGCAGCTGGAGACGTAGCAGGTGCGTTCTGCTCACGTCGTGGCCGGGCCGATGTTGAATACCTCCTGCCGGATTGTTGCGAGCACGTTCGCATCAAGCCCGCGCGCGACCCAGCGGTCGAGAAGCACCTGGGCCGCAAGCGCAAGGCTGCTGCCCGAGACCTCCATCTGGTGCGACAGCCGAAATAGCTGCCGGGCATAGTCCAGGTACGAAACATACCAGTTGGTGTGCACGTTGGCCTGATCCAGTACCTGCTTAACCTGCGACTCCATCGAGCACAGGGCGACAGTGGCCGCGGCGTACCGCTTGGCCATGTCCTCGTATATCACGGCCAACGTTTCCGCCTGTCTGGTCGGCGTGAACTTGGCCGTCCAGCGCGAGATTCGGCGTGTAGGGTCTTTCATTGCCTTTCTCCTTTCATCCAGACCTTGGCGGAGGGCGCAACAGCAGCCGGGCTAGGCTCCATTCGTTACCAGCCCCTGCTGTGACTCTCCACGATATTATATGCCCCTGCGGCCCGAATTCGTAAGAACGGTGCAGTGATAGTGTGCGGGCCGCCGGGGTCAGACCTCGGTCAGGACAGGGAGTCAACCCGGGAACCGGGGCATTGGCACGGAAATTGACGGGGAGGTGACCCCCGGGGTCAACGTCCTTATGAGCAACGGGCTGAGCCGAAGCGTGAGTTCGGAGGCGAGCGGAGAGCTAACTCTTGCTTAGACAACGGGATAGAGCTCAGAGTTGAGAACTGGTCTCAGCTCAGCGCTCAGCCTCGCTCTGAACACCTGTCTGAGGCCTGGTTTCAAAACGATACTGAGCTTCCTGTTCAGGTCTGGAGTCAGGTCTGGGTCGAGTTGCAGGCTGAGCTCAGTCCTGAGTTCAGGCCTGGGCCCACGTCTGAGCACCCAGGTCCTGATGCGAATGCATTTGTCCGCAGAGGGACAGAGGCAGCACCGGAGGCGAAGGATAGTTCAGGCCAAAGGGCAGCCGACGCAGGTCGGAATAGCGCGGCAGCGCTCCTTGGCCAGACGGACAAGCAGGGCGTGGTACTCGTTGAACAGGCGGGCGCGGCGGGGCAGAGCCTTGTGGAAGAGCGCCTGAACTTGGTCGTAGGTCTCGTTTCCCGCAGTCAGACCGTATCGGTTGAGGACGCGACGGGTGTAGGCGTCAACAACGAAGACAGGACGGCCCAGGGCGTAGAGTAGGATGGAATCAGCGGTTTCCGGGCCGATACCATGACAGCGAAGCAGCATCCCACGCAGCTCTGGCGTTGGAATCCTGCCGAGCGCAGTAAGTCCTCCTCGTGTGCGAAGCCAGCGCACAACGGAATGGAGACGTTGCGCCTTGATGTTGTAGAATCCGGCTGGCCGGATAATGGTTGCGAGCTTTACAGGCGGTGTTCGGGCGAGTCTTTCGAGACTGAGTAGGCGATGGTGCTTTAGGTTGGCAATGGCGCGCTCGACATTCTTCCAGGCGGTGTTCTGGGTCAGGACCGCACCGACGATGACTTCAAGCGGAGTCTCGGCCGGCCACCAGTGCTGGGGGCCGTAGGCGCGGTAGAGCCGACGGAATATCAGGGCGAGTTCACGAGCATCGTTCATTCGCAGATTCCGCGGATTTCACAGATGAAATCGAGGCTGTCATTCTGAGGTTCTCCGAAGCATCTCGTCTGTCATCCGGAGCAGACCCTTCACTTTCGTTCAGGGTGAGGTTCGTATCTGCGTAATCCGGGGACTGAGTCCGGACATTAGGGTTCAGATTCAGTGGCCCGGAGCAGGCTTGAAGGAATCAGGTTTGGGAGCGTGTCTAGCCGGCGAGTGGAGCGGGCATGGAGCGGTTGGTTCGGTACCGGTAATAAACACTTCGTAGCGCACCCTTGGGCAGAGTGGACTGGCTAGCTTACCTGATTGCTCACAGATGGGCGCGGTCACGATGCTGTCCGGAACAGCAAAGCTCTGTGGCCCGGAGTCGGCGGGGACCTGCTTCATGAACTCGGCCCAGATCGGCGCGGCCACGGTGCCTCCGGTTGCGCCCCGGAATATTGTTTTCTTCTTGTCGTATCCGACCCATACTCCGGTTGAAAGCGTTGGCGTGTATCCGATGTAGGAGGCGTCAGTATAGTCGTCGGTCG
This candidate division WOR-3 bacterium DNA region includes the following protein-coding sequences:
- a CDS encoding putative LPS assembly protein LptD; this encodes MLGLLLALLPTQVAADTVGQDTVFYGAQLVRFLARTEEVVLLDSAWVRYRDMTVYSDSIHYDTKLHRLTALGDVLFTSGDQNITGNLLQYDIDTRKGMMRTAWTEVENGFFWAEEVWLVRERVLNARQGHYTTCDHAPPHYSFPGPRTKLYMDDIAIAQPVVFRLFGAPILAAPFWLVPVASKRKSGIMPFKVGNAKGQGWYAKNLAYYWVVNDYSD
- a CDS encoding endonuclease III domain-containing protein; this encodes MNDARELALIFRRLYRAYGPQHWWPAETPLEVIVGAVLTQNTAWKNVERAIANLKHHRLLSLERLARTPPVKLATIIRPAGFYNIKAQRLHSVVRWLRTRGGLTALGRIPTPELRGMLLRCHGIGPETADSILLYALGRPVFVVDAYTRRVLNRYGLTAGNETYDQVQALFHKALPRRARLFNEYHALLVRLAKERCRAIPTCVGCPLA